Proteins encoded together in one Lathyrus oleraceus cultivar Zhongwan6 chromosome 5, CAAS_Psat_ZW6_1.0, whole genome shotgun sequence window:
- the LOC127080411 gene encoding uncharacterized protein LOC127080411, which produces MQEFAKEMGFKLLTSTPYYAQDNGQVEAANKVIIGLIKKHVGKKPRNWHKTLDQILWACRTSPKEATNLTPFRLTFGHDAVLPVQIYLQSTRIKRHHEIPSESYWNMMLDELVDLDEKRLNSLELLKRQKKRVENSYNKKVKIKTFFPEDLVWKVVFLMDQKDRALGKWSPKWEGPFQNLQVFSNGAYEIEELSEDKRILRVN; this is translated from the coding sequence atgcaagaatttGCTAAGGAAATGGGTTTCAAATTGTTAACGTCTACGCCATATTATGCTCAGGATAATGGTCAAGTCGAAGCAGCTAATAAGGTGATTATTGGCTTAattaagaagcatgtggggaagaaacctagaaattggcataaAACTTTAGATCAGATTTTGTGGGCATGTCGGACCTCTCCCAAGGAAGCCACTAATTTGACCCCTTTTCGACTGACCTTTGGtcatgatgcagttttaccagtACAAATTTATCTACAGTCCACAAGAATTAAGAGGCATCATGAGATTCCATCAGAATCATATTGGAACATGATGCTGGATGAGCTAGTCGATCTAGATGAAAAGAGACTAAATTCCTTGGAATTATTAAAAAGGCAGAAGAAGAGAGTAGAGAACTCTTATAATAAGAAGGTTAAAATTAAGACATTTTTTCCTGAAGACTTGGTCTGGAAAGTTGTCTTTCTGATGGATCAAAAGGATAGGGCCCTAGGGAAATGGTCTCCCAAGTGGGAAGGCCCTTTTCAAAATTTGCAAGTATTCTCTAACGGTGCCTATGAGATTGAGGAACTTAGCGAAGACAAAAGAATCTTGAGAGTAAattga